Proteins found in one Acetobacter oryzifermentans genomic segment:
- a CDS encoding MucR family transcriptional regulator, which yields MTDTPTPASKTDMIRDLTAQIVTAYVSSNTVPVEALPDLITTVFQALGSLGQVTTHTPDLVPAVPVKKSVFPDYIICLEDGKKLKVLKRHLQSAYGMTPKQYREKWGLPESYPMVAPDYAARRSALAQKTGLGRAVKATPELSDVSEGEAPVTRLPEKKPGRRPKLV from the coding sequence ATGACTGACACGCCAACACCCGCATCCAAAACCGACATGATACGCGATCTGACAGCACAGATTGTCACGGCTTATGTCAGCAGCAATACGGTTCCCGTAGAGGCCCTCCCTGACCTTATCACGACAGTGTTTCAAGCACTCGGAAGTCTGGGACAGGTTACAACCCACACACCGGATCTGGTGCCGGCTGTTCCTGTGAAGAAATCGGTCTTTCCAGATTACATTATCTGCTTGGAAGACGGGAAAAAACTCAAGGTGCTCAAGCGGCATCTCCAGTCCGCCTATGGCATGACACCAAAACAGTATCGGGAGAAATGGGGCCTGCCTGAAAGCTACCCGATGGTGGCTCCTGACTATGCGGCCCGACGCTCTGCCCTGGCCCAGAAGACCGGACTAGGAAGGGCCGTCAAGGCGACACCGGAACTTTCGGACGTATCGGAAGGGGAAGCGCCAGTCACCCGCTTGCCAGAGAAGAAACCTGGACGCAGGCCAAAACTGGTTTGA
- a CDS encoding conjugal transfer protein TraD — translation MRKPRNIDAELKVLQEKAKQLKTQRTIQLGELVEATGADTLTIEALAGVLLAAVEQADGKPEAVARWTERGTAFFQAGGKKGSRKGTGNDQSGSAGA, via the coding sequence ATGCGCAAGCCACGCAACATTGATGCGGAACTGAAGGTGCTTCAGGAAAAGGCGAAGCAGCTTAAGACGCAAAGAACCATCCAACTCGGTGAACTGGTCGAGGCGACGGGAGCCGATACCCTGACGATCGAGGCGCTGGCCGGGGTGCTGCTTGCGGCTGTTGAACAGGCGGATGGCAAACCCGAAGCCGTCGCGAGGTGGACCGAACGGGGGACGGCGTTCTTTCAGGCCGGCGGAAAAAAGGGCAGCCGGAAAGGAACCGGAAACGATCAGAGCGGATCTGCTGGCGCTTGA
- a CDS encoding DUF2442 domain-containing protein — protein MANDMNYQAAREADALHRATVPHAVSARLIRARRALHVTLSNGVEMSVPVDLLQDLQGASLNDLAEIEITPLGNGLHWPRLDADVLVEGLIHGIYGSRSWMAAQMGRVGGSSASPAKAAAARRNGAKGGRPRNVA, from the coding sequence ATGGCGAATGACATGAACTATCAAGCTGCTCGTGAAGCAGACGCGCTTCATCGAGCAACAGTTCCTCATGCGGTCTCCGCACGGTTGATCCGTGCACGCCGCGCCCTTCATGTCACGCTCTCCAACGGAGTTGAAATGAGCGTGCCTGTGGATCTGCTACAGGATTTGCAGGGGGCTTCCCTGAATGATCTGGCCGAGATCGAGATCACCCCGCTGGGGAATGGCCTTCACTGGCCCCGTCTTGATGCTGATGTCCTGGTTGAAGGTCTCATCCACGGTATCTACGGTTCCCGAAGCTGGATGGCGGCACAGATGGGACGTGTGGGCGGATCATCCGCCAGTCCCGCAAAGGCGGCGGCTGCACGCCGGAATGGTGCTAAAGGCGGTCGGCCAAGGAACGTCGCGTAA
- a CDS encoding recombinase family protein: MLIGYARVSKADGSQSLDLQHDALRAAGVQQDNIYEDLASGSRDDRPGLAACLKSLRDGDVLVVWKLDRLGRSLAHLVNTVKDLSDRKIGLRVLTGKSTQIDTTTASGRMVFGIFATLAEFERDLIRERTMAGLAAARARGRKGGRKFALTKAQVRLAQAAMAQRDTSVSDLCKELGIERVTLYRYVGPKGELRDYGKRVLGLA; this comes from the coding sequence ATGCTGATCGGATATGCCCGCGTCTCCAAAGCCGATGGTTCCCAATCCCTCGACCTCCAGCACGACGCCCTGCGTGCCGCCGGGGTCCAACAGGACAACATCTATGAGGATCTTGCTTCCGGCAGCCGCGATGATCGGCCCGGCTTAGCTGCGTGCCTCAAATCCTTGCGCGACGGCGATGTGCTGGTGGTCTGGAAACTCGATCGCCTCGGGCGCTCGCTCGCCCACCTGGTCAACACCGTGAAGGATCTGTCAGACCGCAAGATCGGCCTGCGTGTGCTGACCGGAAAAAGCACTCAGATCGATACCACGACCGCATCCGGCCGCATGGTGTTCGGTATCTTTGCCACTCTGGCCGAATTCGAGCGGGATCTGATCCGCGAGCGCACCATGGCTGGCCTTGCCGCAGCCAGAGCGCGCGGACGAAAGGGAGGGCGAAAATTCGCCCTGACCAAAGCACAGGTGCGTCTCGCCCAGGCCGCCATGGCGCAGCGCGACACGTCTGTTTCCGATCTGTGCAAGGAACTCGGGATCGAGCGCGTCACTCTATACAGATATGTCGGACCGAAGGGCGAGCTCAGGGATTATGGGAAGCGCGTTCTCGGCTTAGCGTAG
- a CDS encoding conjugal transfer protein TraD, which translates to MRDWAKARRERTHHLIELGGLVQKAGLVDLTDDDRATLLGAFLDIAGQLQGGNDTAPADLKTRWRRAGLHAFDADREHDKTTGGNDHD; encoded by the coding sequence ATGCGCGACTGGGCGAAGGCACGACGGGAACGCACCCATCATCTTATCGAACTGGGTGGGCTGGTTCAGAAGGCGGGACTGGTCGATCTGACCGATGATGACCGTGCCACCCTGCTCGGAGCATTTCTGGACATTGCCGGACAACTTCAGGGTGGTAATGATACCGCTCCAGCTGACCTGAAAACACGCTGGAGACGCGCGGGGCTTCATGCCTTTGATGCAGACCGCGAACATGACAAGACAACAGGTGGAAATGATCATGACTGA